From Deltaproteobacteria bacterium:
TAAAAACAGCCGAACAGAATCTGCCTATCGATGAAGAGGCCACCTACACTTTTGCATATTTAGCTATGCTCCGAACAGGAAGGGCCATTATGTTCCTCTCTGGATATCGCCCAGACGACGGGGAACAGCATAAAACCACGGTGGAGTTTGCCAGCCTGGTGTTAGGAGAGAAATTTCGTACCCTAACTCGTAGATTCGACCAGATGAGGAGAAGGCGAAATCTCTTTACCTATGACCCAATGGACAATTTGACGGAAAAGGAAGCTCTGGAGGCCTTAAAGACAGCTAAACGATTTGTACATGAGGTTGTTCAATGGATAAAGGAAAAAGACCCGCAATTGGAATTATTCTAATGAGCAAAACAGAGGGTAGGTGAAGAGGAGACGGGATGTTCTCGTCCTCATTTCACCTCACGAAGAAGCTTTTTCAAACCGATGACTTCCCTTTCAGGGTTGACACCCATTAGAGCGCTTGCCCTAGAGAAGGTCGCTGAGGCCTTGGAGGGGAGATACGGGGTCCCGTACAAAGATTCTCCCTCTGACCCCTTGGAGGTATTGATATCCACCATACTTTCACAAAACACCAATGGTCAAAACCGAGATCTGCAAGGTAGGGGGGCTGGCCCAGCAGAAGGCAGGCAGGATAAGGGAGATCCTCTGTTGGGTGCGGGAAAGATGGGGTAAAGTGACTCTCTCCCCTATCTGTGAGATGGGGACGGAAGAGGCCATGGGGGTCCTCCTAGGTTTGAGGGGGGTAGGTCTTAAGACTGCCAGCTGTGTATTGGCCTTTGGTTGTGGGAGGGAGGTCTTCCCGGTGGACACCCATATCCTGAGAATCACCAAGCGGTTAGGACTGGTTCCCGCCAAGGTGACGGCAGAGAGGGCCCATGGACTCCTGGCCCCTTTAATCCCCACTGGGAAGGCCATCTCCCTGCACCTCAATCTCATCAGATATGGGAGGCAGATCTGTCGGGCTCGCCAGCCGATATGTGGTCTATGTCTCTTTCCTGAACTTTGTACCCTACCTTTGGAGCAGAGAGGTGAAAGAGGACTGGTTCGAAGATAAGGGAAGTCCCTATGGGATCGAGGAGCTCCTGCACCTGACGAAAAGGGCTTGGGA
This genomic window contains:
- a CDS encoding HEPN domain-containing protein; protein product: MIYEKRINQWLDKGLVKRQEKPFNQIRNLLSRALKDIKTAEQNLPIDEEATYTFAYLAMLRTGRAIMFLSGYRPDDGEQHKTTVEFASLVLGEKFRTLTRRFDQMRRRRNLFTYDPMDNLTEKEALEALKTAKRFVHEVVQWIKEKDPQLELF